From the genome of Solanum stenotomum isolate F172 chromosome 5, ASM1918654v1, whole genome shotgun sequence:
attttttttctcctataatcatttttatgtgTTATAGTTATACTACAAGTTgcattatttaaaaaaactttacTATATCTGTATTTTAagtccagatttttcattcccTGTTTATCGGATTCCTGATGTTTTTCCCTCCTTCTGCATATCTTAGCATTTGTATACTATTGGTTGTCTGTTTGAAAAGcttatattatgaattgtatGGGATAAGTTATATGAGTAAACTAGCTGATGCGAATTATAGCTTTTCGATGTCTCCAATATGTAATAATTGTTTAATAAATTGCTGAACTTGAGAAATTTGTTGCTTGAGCCGAGTGTCTTCTGGAAACAGCCTCTGTACCTCCACGATAGTTGAAATTGAGAAATTAGAAGTATCTCATTATTAGAAGAATGTAATTGTGtacttaacaaaaaaaagaagaatatcaTTGTGATTTGTAATGGTGGAAATTGAGATTATTGGAACAATATATATATCTGTTTGCACGAATTGATGGTTCTTGAAGTTAGCAGATGTAAGTgttatttatgttgttgtttaAAGCACTGTTGTATAAGGAGAAGGCATGGTATGTTCAGAAATTCTGGAATGTAGGATAGGTACATTTTGGCGTGATCTGAATTAACTGGAAGAAATTTGATGTGCTTCTTCCTAGATTATAGTGACGAATTCTATAATGCTAAGACAATTAGCATTTGGGGGTTGATAGGGAAGATCATTGTTTGTGTAGATGGATATTTTGTCCCTTTTTGTGGTGGAATGGAAATTCGTTACTTTTTCATCGCCCAAATTGAATAATAGTAGAGATGTTCCAATAGTACTTGAGAATATATTAGTTGAAGTGAGAGAGCATAAATGAAGGATGGTTCTGTTTGTGATGTTGTCACTCAACGGGGTAAAAATTTCAGGAAGACACGTGGTATGGGAGCTGGACGCAAGCTGAAGTCCCACCGTAGAAGACAGAGGTGGGCTGACAAGTCCTACAAGAAGTCCCATCTTGGAAATGAATGGAAGAAGCCATTTGCTGGGTCATCCCATGCTAAAGGCATTGTGCTTGAGAAGATGTAAGTTATCTTATACTCCAGTTTTATGGCTGCTGATCTTCTTTAGCCTTACTGTTTTTTGGTCTTTGCTTCTAAccaatcaaaattatttgaaatgatTTTTGCAGAGGTATTGAGGCTAAGCAGCCCAATTCTGCTATTCGTAAATGTGCTAGGGTTCAGTTGATCAAAAATGGGAAGAAGATTGCTGCATTCGTTCCTAACGATGGTTGTTTGAACTACATTGAAGAAAACGTGAGTCCTTTACTTCCATATATCCAGCCACACAAAAcaagattttgatgtgattttttttaaattcccgACATTGATTCTTGTTGTTGCAGGATGAGGTGTTGATTGCTGGATTTGGTCGAAAGGGTCATGCCGTAGGAGATATTCCTGGTGTCAGGTTCAAAGTTGTGAAGGTCTCTGGTGTTTCTCTCTtggctctctttaaggagaagaaggagaaaccAAGATCTTAATTTTGCCATTTTGCCAAGATACTGTTGCCATGGACTTCTAGTTTTCTTGAGTATGTACTTTTTGAGCAACTATCTTTAATATTAGGCCACATTGCACTGGAATTTTGGTTCATTTCTGTTGAGTTCCTGGTGTTACCTAACACCATCTTACTTctcaccccaccccacccacaacataaaggaaagagaaaaaaaaacagaaattgcATGTATTTTAGGTTGTAAAATGCTTGTGCTTTGAGAAAATGGGCATTTGCTGTATTGGATGGGGAAGAACTTTCCTGTTAGTGTTCTTCAGAATGATGGAAGTTATATGATTGAAGGATGGCACATGAAGATTTGTATCACGTCATAATCCTTTTTAACATAATATCACATGACATGCCTTGTGTTTCATTTGCTTTACGCAAACACCATTGGTGACAATACCAAGCTGTCACATTAATAAAACTTGGGACTAAAAAAGTTTATAGAGTAATTGAACTTCCAAACATCCCCTTTCCCTTGATGTAGTCACGTACTAATAACTATTAGTTCAGTGGATGTAACTTTACCCCTTCGAAGGTAGGGGTATTACGACACTGTTTATGTTGTTGGATGTAACTTCAcctttttcattatattttatctcCAGtcaaaagatttcaaaagtgAGATAATCCACTCAAAAGGGTTACAAATAATCAACATTTTAATCAAAAGTAACACTAGAAGAAATGATGGATCATAGAAGTAAGCAAATCATGTTTCTACATGAACTAAATCCTATAGAGACATACAAAATTTATAGAGGGGTGGGGAATGAGTGAGTTGGCATGCATACCCCCCGCCTTCCCTCTCTCCAATTAACCAATCAATGACAATATCTTTTATTACCATGCACAAAATGTGTTTGTAATGTTCAACATATTGGAAGGACAAAAGAGATGTGATGACAAGATTTATGGAATCTTTTACACAAAAGAAGAGATTGGGTTGTCCTGGTGAATTGACTAATCGAAAGACTTTTTTGGGATTTTTTGAGACATtgaaagagaaatacatgataGTGttcattttgtaattttttttgaaaatataactGTTATGTGAGTGGAGAAagatatttttgagaaataattccatagtacttttttaaaaaaaaaaaaaaaatacctattGAAATGTTAAATCACCACAATAATAATTTTGACAGTGTTTGCTAAGATTAGAGCCATTAGAAGTTGGGACAGAATAGCCCTATAAAAAGAGCTCAAactacaaaaacaaaaatctttTCTACAACTTCATTTAGCTAAGAATCATCAAAAGAATGCAAATATTTCGAAACGACATCCACATATTCTTATAAATGAGTTTTGTGCCTGAAACCATTCCATCAAATTGTCTTGCTTGCCTGGGGACCAACACCCAAGTAGTTTGTTATGATACCAAACATCATGGCCAATGAGATCTGCTTAAGATCTTTCCATATTCCTTATGTTAGCAAGGGATAGCACACTGAATATAACAACAATCCATGAGCAAATCTTGTATCTGCTAACATGGCACCAAAGACGCCGAAGATGACGGCTATGAAGGCGTAGTAATCTATAGGAAGATCTTGTGGATCGATCAACAAAGGCTTGTACGGTTTCGCCACCATATTTGAGTAAAAAGATTCAATGAGATTTGCAAATTCAATTGCTCTTTGGGTGACTTAAATAAGGGACCTTAGTtcagggaagatgaaaagaatcaaattattaaagattttttagccaaaaaataaaaagacccATCAATTCCCAACTTAATTGTTTGACCTTTGATCTTCATCAACCAAAAGATGAAGAAGGAATTGAAGATCGTGCCTGCAAAAAAGGAAGAGTCTATTGACTTCAATCATAATTATGAGTATTTTTAATGCAATATTATTAATGTAGAACAGATAATTGcttctttaatttatatatatatatataaattatataaaatgggtaaaatggtaattcaacttttgactGGATTTGGTCGAAAGGGTCATGCCATAGGAGATATTCCTGGTGTCAGGTTCAAAGTTGTGAAGGTTTCTGGTGTTTCTCTCTtggctctctttaaggagaagCCAAGATCTTAATTTGCCAAGATACTGTTGCCATGGACTTTTAGTTTTCTTGAGTATGTACTTTTTGAGCAACTATCTTTAATGTAGGCACATTTCACTGGAATTTTGGTTCATTTTTGTTGAGTTCCTGGTGTTACCTAACATCATCTTGCTTCCCCCTCACCCTGCCCTAcctacaaaataaatgaaaaatctGCATATACACTATGCCTATTAGTTTACTGGATGTAACTTTATCCTTGGAAGGTAATGGTAAGATCTGTGTATACATTGTCTTCTTTAGACTCGTGCGATATTACACCGATTATGTTGTTGCATGTAACTTCACCTTTTTCATTGATATTTCATCTCCAGTCAAAGATTTCAAAAGTGAAAGAATCCACTGAAGGGTTAAAATAATCAACATTTTAATCAAAAGTAACACTAGAAgaagtgataaaaaaataaacaaatcatGATTTTACATGAACTAAATCCTTTAGACACGTACAAAATTTACAGAGGGGTGGGGAATGAATGAGTTGGCATGCataataaattagaaaagtATGGCCGCCCTTCCAATTAACCAATCAATTTTTATCACCATATACAAAATGTGTTTTAAATGTATCACATTTGAAGGACAAAAGAGATGTGATGACAAGATTGATGGCATCTTTTACACAAAAGAAGAGATTGGGTTGTCCTGGTGAATTGACAAATCGAAGGActtttttgggattttgtgaGACATTGAAAGAGAAACacatgatattttcattttgtaatttttttgaaaatataactGTTATGTgagtggaaaaaaatatttttgagaaataattcCAAGTACTTTTTTAAAGAGACATACCTATTGAAATTTCATACTGGGTTCTGGAGAGGGTAAAATGTACATAGAGAAGTTGTTTTAGAAAAACTTTCGGCTCAAGTTCAGCAAATCCACAACTTGTTTACAATTTTCAAGTTTATGTTTGTTTATTGTCACAAAATCATGACAATGAAATATAATATTGGTCTCTTATATAACCTCTATTATTTGAATAACTGTtttgataaacatatattatagCCTCAATCATCACTTCTAATATAAATTGGTGAATGTACAAGAATCCTGTTTGAATAGTACATGTCCACTTCAATTTCCATTAACAAAAGTGGCCACAGGTCCACTGACTGAAACTAATAACATTATTAAAGTGACCCTCCAATGAAAATCTGAAGCTAATCCAGAATGACTGTTTCTTAGAGTGTGTATAAGAAGGAGGCTCTGTCATTGTAGGAAAACACAAATAAAGAGGTCTAACTATGGAGACAATAGttccttttcttctcttttctttctttctttctttctttttaggAATCTCAGCTGAGAGATCTACCTACATTGTCCATTTGGATAAGTCTTTTATGCCTAAAA
Proteins encoded in this window:
- the LOC125864829 gene encoding 40S ribosomal protein S23, producing MGKTRGMGAGRKLKSHRRRQRWADKSYKKSHLGNEWKKPFAGSSHAKGIVLEKIGIEAKQPNSAIRKCARVQLIKNGKKIAAFVPNDGCLNYIEENDEVLIAGFGRKGHAVGDIPGVRFKVVKVSGVSLLALFKEKKEKPRS